A stretch of Aedes aegypti strain LVP_AGWG chromosome 2, AaegL5.0 Primary Assembly, whole genome shotgun sequence DNA encodes these proteins:
- the LOC110675745 gene encoding uncharacterized protein LOC110675745, with translation MHIAGQLNKTAEQVKARWRSLRDRFGSLKRKLAEDSRSGAGGSSSPGWPLYKELLFLGAHMEARPSCSNYAAPGSSGSSQSCSQANSEVDAAEQEEDGEENMLDTSATTPVGSTPSGHRQRRRKLDDGVEMQMQSILASVQERVDGWGAKRPRHERFASYLAAQMEQLPLQVARSLEVEFIGKVNSLIDECEALQYEPSDENSVQDN, from the exons ATGCACATTGCGGGGCAGCTAAATAAAACAG CTGAGCAAGTAAAAGCCCGCTGGAGGAGCCTCCGGGATCGTTTTGGCAGTTTGAAACGCAAACTGGCGGAAGATTCACGATCGGGAGCTGGGGGTAGCTCGAGTCCGGGATGGCCGCTGTATAAGGAACTATTGTTCCTTGGCGCACATATGGAAGCAAGACC ATCATGTTCCAACTACGCTGCTCCTGGTTCTTCCGGTTCTTCCCAGTCTTGTTCTCAGGCCAACTCAGAAGTTGATGCTGCGGAACAGGAGGAAGACGGCGAGGAGAATATGCTTGACACCAGCGCTACCACTCCTGTCGGAAGCACACCATCAGGGCATCGTCAGCGCCGCCGGAAACTTGACGACGGCGTAGAAATGCAAATGCAAAGCATCCTTGCGTCCGTACAAGAGCGGGTCGATGGATGGGGAGCGAAGCGACCGAGGCACGAGCGGTTTGCATCGTACTTGGCAGCGCAAATGGAACAGCTTCCGCTGCAGGTGGCCCGATCGCTAGAAGTTGAGTTCATCGGAAAGGTGAATAGCCTCATTGATGAGTGCGAGGCGCTTCAATACGAACCAAGCGATGAAAATTCAGTTCAAGACAACTAA
- the LOC5568804 gene encoding uncharacterized protein LOC5568804: protein MKKSASKLVKKRSDRPKEDVVKKVYKYDTSNELPIYGVIVQWDAKIKYTNKALADKFESKLAIFRSLLDETNKSTMAVKSLKRKPIPYLRRIGPSKAVVMFGNMVSANDFVDMQEEDDEFTTFIPMSFVSTVGVARFSKFNFKLTDLQEFFPKGYTVLQWRKKRLPDGKILVSIAVQGSKIPESLIVKGETVPFELFERKPIYCIRCLRYGHRTNDCMRKPRCGVCLPRKPYSKHRENQCGTIRHNPDIERCLYCGQGHSIGTEGCIEHGQQREFKMKLVRHKMDYLSVLERDTLPAIRTTPVNSNRIWMD from the exons ATGAAGAAATCGGCTTCAAAACTGGTCAAAAAACGAAGCGACCGTCCAAAAGAAGATGTCGTTAAGAAGGTCTATAAATACGATACATCCAACGAATTACCTATTTACGGAGTAATCGTTCAATGGG ACGCAAAAATCAAATACACCAACAAGGCTTTAGCGGACAAATTCGAAAGCAAACTGGCGATCTTCCGGTCCCTTCTGGATGAAACAAACAAATCGACCATGGCCGTAAAATCCCTCAAACGCAAACCGATTCCATACCTTCGACGAATTGGCCCTAGCAAGGCGGTGGTGATGTTCGGCAACATGGTATCGGCCAATGATTTCGTGGACATGCAGGAAGAGGACGACGAATTCACCACTTTTATTCCAATGAGTTTCGTGTCCACAGTTGGGGTGGCACGTTTCAGCAAATTTAACTTCAAGCTTACGGATTTGCAGGAGTTTTTCCCCAAGGGCTACACGGTTCTGCAATGGCGCAAGAAACGTCTGCCGGACGGCAAGATACTGGTATCGATTGCCGTTCAGGGATCCAAAATACCGGAATCCCTCATCGTCAAAGGAGAAACGGTTCCGTTCGAGCTATTCGAACGGAAACCGATTTATTGCATCCGTTGCCTTCGGTATGGCCACCGAACGAATGATTGCATGCGGAAGCCACGTTGTGGCGTTTGCTTACCGCGCAAACCCTATTCGAAACACCGGGAAAACCAATGTGGCACAATCCGACACAATCCCGACATCGAACGGTGCCTTTACTGTGGCCAAGGACACAGCATCGGAACCGAGGGATGCATCGAACACGGCCAGCAGCGCGAGTTCAAGATGAAACTGGTGCGCCACAAGATGGACTATTTGTCCGTGCTGGAGAGGGACACTCTGCCGGCGATTCGCACGACGCCAGTCAATTCGAACCGGATTTGGATGGACTAA
- the LOC110675190 gene encoding uncharacterized protein LOC110675190, with the protein MFTKNGFRIIPNTPERILNAPNVVKNYYLKMSYLWSELVGGLEVPLDLVGSREIQILSELVDDLKVPLDLVGSTQIQLWSELVDGLEVPLDLVGSTQIQLWSELVGGLEVPLDLVGSREIQILSELVDGLKVPLDLVGSTEIQLLSELVDGLKVPLDLVGSRQIQLWSELVDGLKVPLDLVGSTQIQLWSELVGGLEVPLDLVGSREIQILSELVDGLKVPLDLVGSTQIQLWSELVDGLEVPLDLVGSTQIQLWSELVSGLEVPLVLVGSREIQILSELVDGLKIPLDLVGSRQIQILSELVGGLEVPLDLVGSREIQLLSELVDGLKVPLDIVGSREIQL; encoded by the exons ATGTTCACGAAGAACGGTTTCCGCATCATTCCGAATACACCGGAGCGGATTCTGAACGCACCGAACGTCGTCAAAAATTACTATTTGAAAATGTCCTAT CTTTGGAGTGAGCTGGTCGGTGGTTTGGAAGTACCACTGGACCTAGTTGGGTCGAGGGAAATCCAGATTTTGAGTGAACTGGTCGATGATTTGAAGGTACCATTGGACCTAGTTGGGTCGACGCAAATCCAGCTTTGGAGTGAGCTGGTCGATGGTTTGGAAGTACCACTGGACCTAGTTGGGTCGACGCAAATCCAGCTTTGGAGTGAGCTGGTCGGTGGTTTGGAAGTACCACTGGACCTAGTTGGGTCGAGGGAAATCCAGATTTTGAGTGAACTGGTCGATGGTTTGAAGGTACCATTGGACCTAGTTGGGTCGACGGAAATCCAGCTTTTGAGTGAGCTGGTCGATGGTCTGAAGGTACCATTGGACCTAGTTGGGTCGAGGCAAATCCAGCTTTGGAGTGAGCTGGTCGATGGTTTGAAGGTACCATTGGACCTAGTTGGGTCGACGCAAATCCAGCTTTGGAGTGAGCTGGTCGGTGGTTTGGAAGTACCACTGGACCTAGTTGGGTCGAGGGAAATCCAGATTTTGAGTGAACTGGTCGATGGTTTGAAGGTACCATTGGACCTAGTTGGGTCGACGCAAATCCAGCTTTGGAGTGAGCTGGTCGATGGTTTGGAAGTACCACTGGACCTAGTTGGGTCGACGCAAATCCAGCTTTGGAGTGAGCTGGTCAGTGGTTTGGAAGTACCACTGGTCCTAGTTGGGTCGAGGGAAATCCAGATTTTGAGTGAGCTGGTCGATGGTTTGAAGATACCATTGGACCTAGTTGGGTCGAGGCAAATCCAGATTTTGAGTGAGCTTGTCGGTGGCTTAGAAGTACCACTGGACCTAGTTGGGTCGAGGGAAATCCAGCTTTTGAGTGAGCTGGTCGATGGTTTGAAGGTACCATTGGACATAGTTGGGTCGAGGGAAATCCAGCTTTGA
- the LOC110675744 gene encoding protein ALP1-like yields the protein MSPECFDLLMSKVGSKLQKFSFRKPISAECRLFMTLMYLAHGSSVYVISRLFRMGVSTVRMITLEVCEALWNSLVEEYMPEVDESRWNDYSREFYEMWNFPHCCGAIDGKHVAIQCPPNSGSLYYNYKHFHSINLLGVCDPKYNFIAVDIGGYGGNSDGGIFAYSEFGRRLVNNMLNFPNPCELPGSNEILPHFVVGDAAFPLKNNLLRPYPGINLSVVQETFNKRLSRARRTIENSFGILVARWRILKNTLFMLPDSAEKIVKACVILHNFVKRHSATEYCPPGFVDHVDNDGNIIEPGEWRTLVDPLRSIPAASIHRGNNAGRSAFQNRDILAKYVLEHPIN from the exons ATGAGTCCGGAATGCTTTGATTTACTAATGAGTAAAGTTGGATCAAAgttgcagaaattttccttcCGGAAACCGATTTCCGCAGAATGTAGGCTGTTCATGACTTTAAT GTACCTTGCTCACGGGTCCTCTGTATACGTCATTTCAAGGCTATTTCGTATGGGCGTGTCTACGGTCCGAATGATTACACTGGAAGTTTGTGAAGCACTATGGAATTCTTTAGTGGAGGAATACATGCCAGAAGTGGATGAAAGTCGATGGAACGACTACAGCCgtgaattttatgaaatgtggAATTTTCCACACTGCTGCGGAGCCATCGATGGCAAACATGTTGCCATACAATGTCCGCCAAACAGCGGATCGTTATACTATAATTACAAGCATTTTCATTCAATCAATCTGTTGGGTGTTTGTGACCCAAAGTACAATTTCATCGCGGTAGATATTGGAGGCTACGGCGGTAACAGCGATGGCGGCATATTTGCTTATTCGGAATTTGGGAGGCGACTAGTCAATAATATGCTCAACTTTCCGAATCCCTGTGAATTGCCTGGATCAAACGAAATACTGCCTCATTTTGTTGTCGGCGATGCGGCATTCCCTCTAAAAAATAACCTACTCCGCCCGTATCCTGGAATTAACTTATCCGTCGTGCAAGAAACGTTCAACAAACGCTTATCAAGAGCTAGAAGAACCATTGAGAATAGCTTTGGCATTCTTGTCGCTAGGTGgagaatattgaaaaatacgcTTTTCATGCTTCCTGATTCAGCTGAAAAAATTGTAAAAGCGTGTGTtattttacataatttcgttAAACGTCATTCTGCCACCGAATATTGTCCACCAGGTTTTGTGGACCATGTGGACAATGACGGAAACATCATTGAACCGGGTGAATGGCGTACGCTGGTCGATCCGTTGAGAAGCATTCCTGCGGCGTCCATCCACAGAGGAAACAATGCCGGACGATCAGCCTTTCAAAATCGCGATATTTTGGCAAAATATGTGTTAGAGCATCCAATCAACTGA